In the genome of Carnobacterium pleistocenium FTR1, one region contains:
- the glpK gene encoding glycerol kinase GlpK gives MAEYILAIDQGTTTTRAIIIDRQGNYISTAAQTFEQKIPQSGWVEQDPNAIWQSVRDVFLKVIKHSGVSFNQIKALGITNQRETTIVWDRKTGQPIYNAIVWSSNQSLAIVNQLKQENVEASIHEKTGLVLSPYFSASKIRWILDHHPGAQERADRGELAFGTVDSWLIWNLTNGKLHCTDHTNASRTMLFNIHTLEWDQQLLNLFNIPESMLPKVYPSSHLYGTTDLDLFDGANIPIAGVAGNQQAALFGQLAFRSGQVKSTYGQGTFIVMNTGSEPKLSEHKLLTTIGYSFDNKITYALEGSALISGSAIEWLKDGLNLFESMDDSELLALEAATNSGVYVVPAFRGIGSPYWDSSVRGAILGIDESTSHREVVRATLESLAYQVSDIIELMELDTGIDVDILHVDGGAAQNNLLIQFQADILGKTVKRIERLETTGLGAAYLAGLAVDYWRNQDELTALVSADEQFEPHMTINERQDKLHAWHSAIEAIRYYAKLLHN, from the coding sequence ATGGCAGAATATATTTTAGCAATTGACCAAGGGACAACCACAACACGCGCAATTATTATTGATCGTCAAGGAAATTACATAAGCACAGCAGCTCAAACTTTTGAACAGAAGATCCCACAGTCCGGCTGGGTCGAACAAGATCCAAACGCTATTTGGCAGTCCGTCCGTGATGTCTTTCTTAAAGTTATCAAACATTCCGGGGTCTCATTCAATCAGATCAAAGCACTGGGCATTACAAATCAACGCGAAACAACTATTGTGTGGGATCGTAAAACTGGTCAGCCTATCTACAATGCAATTGTCTGGAGTTCCAATCAATCATTAGCTATTGTTAATCAGCTTAAACAAGAAAACGTCGAAGCCTCTATCCACGAAAAGACCGGTTTAGTTTTGAGTCCTTATTTTTCTGCTAGTAAAATTCGTTGGATCCTAGATCACCATCCTGGTGCACAAGAAAGAGCAGATCGCGGAGAGTTAGCCTTTGGTACAGTTGATAGTTGGCTCATTTGGAATCTGACCAATGGCAAGTTGCACTGCACCGATCATACAAATGCTTCACGAACAATGTTGTTCAATATCCATACGCTGGAATGGGATCAACAGTTACTTAATCTATTTAACATCCCTGAGAGCATGCTACCTAAAGTTTACCCAAGCTCTCATCTTTATGGAACAACCGATTTAGATTTGTTTGATGGAGCAAACATTCCAATTGCTGGCGTTGCCGGAAACCAACAGGCCGCGTTATTTGGTCAATTAGCTTTTCGATCTGGACAAGTAAAAAGCACTTATGGTCAAGGAACCTTTATCGTGATGAATACCGGTTCTGAACCAAAACTATCTGAACACAAATTACTCACTACAATCGGATACTCATTTGATAACAAAATAACCTACGCTCTTGAAGGTTCGGCTCTTATTTCAGGTAGTGCAATTGAATGGTTAAAAGACGGCTTAAACTTATTTGAATCGATGGATGATTCAGAGTTATTGGCCCTTGAAGCAGCGACGAATTCGGGCGTTTATGTTGTACCTGCCTTTCGAGGAATTGGTTCGCCCTATTGGGATTCAAGCGTAAGAGGAGCTATTCTAGGAATTGATGAATCTACAAGCCATCGGGAAGTTGTTCGAGCAACTTTAGAGTCCCTTGCTTATCAAGTCAGTGACATCATCGAATTAATGGAATTAGATACTGGTATCGACGTAGATATTCTTCATGTCGATGGCGGAGCCGCACAAAATAATCTGTTAATCCAATTTCAAGCAGATATTCTTGGGAAAACTGTTAAACGTATTGAACGTTTAGAGACAACCGGACTAGGGGCTGCATACCTCGCTGGATTAGCGGTTGATTATTGGCGCAATCAAGATGAGCTAACCGCTTTAGTGTCTGCGGATGAACAATTTGAACCCCATATGACTATTAATGAGCGGCAAGATAAGCTGCATGCTTGGCATAGCGCTATCGAAGCGATTCGTTATTATGCTAAATTGCTACATAACTAA
- a CDS encoding 6-phospho-beta-glucosidase: MKKDFLWGGALAAHQFEGGWNEGGKGPDVIDVMTAGAHGVAREITETIDPNKYYPNHEAIDFYHRYKEDIALFAEMGLKCLRTSISWTRIFPNGDEEIPNEEGLKFYDAVFDELLAHGIEPVITLSHFEMPLHLAKEYGGFRSRKVVDYFAKFSEVCFERYQDKVKYWMTFNEINNQMDTNNPIFLWTNSGVTVAPGENPKEIMYQVAHHELLASAKAVIIGKKINPDFEIGCMISHVPIYPFSCNPKDVMAAEEAMHQRFFFSDVHVRGYYPSYALKEFEREGYTIGIEEGDLDILKKGTVDYVGFSYYMSTVVKTDVVNDNLGNVVNGGLSNAVINPYIETSDWGWAIDPEGLRYTMNRLYDRYQLPLFIVENGFGAIDKLEDDNQIHDPERIEYLTKHIEAMQKAVDYDGVDLMGYTPWGIIDLVSFTTGEMKKRYGMIYVDRDNEGNGSLNRYKKDSFEWYNKVIASNGTDLSWEKPKNLIK; encoded by the coding sequence TGATGTTATGACAGCAGGAGCCCATGGCGTAGCTAGAGAAATCACAGAAACGATCGATCCTAATAAATATTATCCTAACCATGAAGCGATTGATTTTTACCATCGCTATAAAGAAGATATAGCTTTATTTGCAGAAATGGGACTGAAGTGTTTAAGGACGTCTATCTCTTGGACCAGAATTTTCCCAAATGGAGATGAAGAAATACCCAATGAAGAAGGTTTGAAATTTTATGATGCTGTATTTGATGAATTATTAGCTCATGGTATCGAACCAGTTATCACATTGTCTCATTTTGAAATGCCTTTACATCTTGCAAAAGAATACGGTGGATTTAGAAGTAGAAAAGTGGTTGATTACTTTGCTAAATTTTCAGAAGTTTGTTTTGAGCGTTATCAAGATAAAGTGAAATATTGGATGACATTCAATGAAATCAATAACCAAATGGATACAAATAATCCTATTTTTCTGTGGACTAACTCTGGAGTAACAGTAGCACCAGGTGAGAATCCAAAGGAAATCATGTATCAAGTAGCACATCATGAATTATTAGCAAGTGCTAAAGCCGTGATCATTGGGAAGAAAATCAATCCAGATTTTGAAATTGGTTGTATGATATCACATGTTCCTATTTATCCTTTCTCATGTAATCCAAAAGATGTTATGGCTGCAGAAGAAGCTATGCACCAACGCTTCTTTTTCTCAGACGTTCACGTTAGAGGATATTACCCAAGTTATGCTCTAAAAGAATTTGAACGTGAAGGGTATACGATAGGGATTGAAGAAGGCGATTTAGATATCCTTAAAAAAGGGACCGTAGATTATGTTGGATTCAGTTACTACATGTCAACAGTTGTTAAGACGGATGTAGTGAATGATAATCTAGGTAACGTAGTCAATGGAGGATTATCGAATGCGGTAATCAACCCTTATATTGAAACCAGTGATTGGGGTTGGGCTATTGATCCAGAGGGATTACGCTATACGATGAATCGTCTGTATGACCGTTATCAATTGCCCCTATTTATCGTTGAAAATGGTTTTGGGGCTATCGATAAACTAGAAGATGATAACCAAATTCATGATCCAGAAAGAATAGAGTACCTGACTAAACATATTGAAGCAATGCAAAAAGCAGTAGACTACGATGGTGTGGATTTAATGGGTTATACTCCTTGGGGAATTATCGATTTAGTTTCCTTTACTACTGGAGAAATGAAAAAAAGATACGGCATGATTTATGTCGATCGAGATAACGAAGGAAATGGGTCACTAAATCGTTATAAAAAAGATTCATTCGAATGGTACAACAAGGTCATAGCGTCAAATGGAACAGATTTATCTTGGGAAAAACCAAAAAACTTGATAAAATAA